The Mesorhizobium loti DNA segment TGCTCGGCCCGTTCCTGCGAAATGTCGGCGAGTTGCCAGGCCAGCATCGGCAGCCGCTGCCCCGGAACGCTGAAGGTGCGGGCGCGCGCCCTGTACCAGCGGGCGCCGGGTTCGGCGCCGGGCCGGATCGATTGCGCCAGCCTAAACTCGCCGTCGCCCGGCTGGCCATCACGCAGGCCGGAGGCCAGCCGGTAAATGGTCACCGAGGCCTCGGGAACATCCGAAAGCAGCCCCTCGACCGTCTTGAGGTCGGCGGCCGAGGACGCTCCGGTCATATCGGCATAGGCCCGGTTGGCGTAGACGACACGGCCCTTGGTGTCGGTGACGAGCAGGCCTTGCGCCATCGAATCGACGAAAGCCTTCGACAATTCATCCCCCGTCGAACGCGGCGTGACCTGGACGAAGCCGATCGCGGTCGCGAACAGGAAGCCGACGCCGATCATCGCCAGCACGCCCAGCATGCCGAGCAGGAACGGGTCGCCGAGGCGCTCTCGGAACAGGCCGAAGACGATGGCCGCGCCCGTCAGAACGACGATGAAGATGATGAGCCGGGTGACCGCGCCCGGTCGCGTGTTCTGGTCGACGATCGGTACCGGATAGAAATCGCCGCGCGCTTCCTTGGCCATATGCCCCCTGCTCGTGAAGTCCGACGTTCCGACACCCGCCCCTAGTGCATGTCGCCCAAATGTGACTTCGGTTTTGGCAAAGCGACATGCATGAAAACAAGGACCTGAAGCGTATCGCATGAATCCGCTTCAGTGCGACCCGCTCTAGCCGGTTGAATCACATTCTCCCAGTCCGGAAAAGGCCCGGGCGGCAAATGTCAGATAAAAATGATGCCGGCCGTGTTTCAAGCTGTTCACGATGCGTGAAAGGCAACTTGCGGTGGCCAGCCGCAACGGTCTAGTGTCGCGTCACTTTCCAAACCGATCAGGGGAAACCAATGCAGTGGCTGGATAGCGTGGCGGGCCCTGGTTATGCGGCGGCACTCCTGTGGACCTTCGCGGCGCTGATCCTGCTGGTCATCGTGCTCGTTATCATCAGGCTCGTGCGCAACCTGACATTCGGAACGTTTGTCGCGGGTGGCCGGAACCGCAAGACCCGGCTCGCCGTCATGGACGCCACCGCCGTCGACAGCCATCGCCGGCTGGTGCTGGTGCGCCGCGACGACATCGAGCATCTGCTTCTCATCGGCGGCCCGACCGACGTCGTCGTCGAACGCGACATCCGCCTTGCCGCGCCGCGCCGTCCGGCGCTGACCGGAGATGGCGGGCTGCAGCCTGTCCCGGCCACCGCGGCCCCGGCGGTAAAACCGCGGCCGCCTCAGCCGGCTCCCGCACCGGCACGACCGGCACCGCAGCCGGTGACCGCGGCGGTGCCGCCTGCCCGCCCGCGCCCGGCAGCGCCGCCACCGGCCCCTCCGCCCGCACCGAAACCGGTGGCGCACACCTATCAGTCGGCCAACGTCACGCCGCTGCCTGCCTACGGCTCCGCCAACGCCAACGCCATCAGGCACGCGCCACCGCCGCCACGGCAGGAGAGCATCGACGACGCGCTGATGAAGGACCTGGAGGTTTCGCTCGATCAGCCGCGCTCTGGCGGCCCGGTCGGCAAACCGGCAGCCAAGGCACCGCAGTCGCTGGACGATGAAATGACCAAGCTTCTGGGCGAACTTTCAAGCCAGAAGAGATGATTGGCGCGCCTGCGCCGCTCCGCCAGTCGGCGACCTGCCCGCCCGAGGTTTGAGTATACCTCAGCGTGATGCAACGAATCTGCCAACAAAAATGGCCGGAAAAACCGGCCATTTTTGATAATAATCTCACTGCAACTAGCCTGAGACACAGCCCAGAAGCAATGCGTCAGTCGTCGCGATAGACTTTTTCGCGGCGCTCATGCCGTTCCTGCGCTTCGATCGACAAGGTGGCGATCGGGCGGGCGTCGAGCCGCTTCAGCGCGATCGGCTCGCCGGTTTCCTCGCAATAGCCGTAAGTGCCTTCATCGATGCGCTGCAGCGCCGAATCGATCTTTGAGATGAGCTTTCGCTGGCGGTCGCGGGCCCTGAGCTCGATGGCGCGGTCCGTTTCCGAAGAGGCGCGGTCGGCGAGGTCAGGGTGGTTGGCGTTTTCCTGCTGCAGGATTTCGAGAGTTTCGCGCGCTTCGCGCAGTATGTCGTTTTTCCAGGTGACGAGCTTTAGGCGGAAGTAGGATTTCTGCCGTTCGTTCATGAACGGCTCGTCTTCGGAGGGTACGTAATCGGCGGTAACGATGTCGTTCATTCGACTCACCCAAACTGCCCCAAATTTGGCGCCTATATATTCGCCACCAGACGCCTGCACAAGCGCAATCGGCCACCGACTCACGCAATTGTTAAAGTGCCCGGGCGGCGCTCGTTGGAGCGGGATGCCTCTGATTCGATGGAGAAAGTGCCTCGACCCTTTGCCAACTTGTCTCGTGCGTGATTCATTGCGCGGAGAAACAAGGGCCATTGTGCGCCGCGCCCTTCTCGTGGCTAATCGCGCTGCGGCTTCGGCTTCGGCATCCTCGGAGGTTGGGTGAGCAGGCTCTATCTGTTGCGACACGCCAAGGCTGGCTGGGCGCTGCCCGGCATGCGCGATTTCGACCGACCGCTTGACGCATCCGGTCGCGCCGATGCCGAGATGATGGGCGCCGCCATGCGCTCACGTGGCTATGTCCCCGACCTGACATTGTGCTCCAACGCCAAGCGCGCCAAGGAAACGCTCGAAGGCCTGGCCGGCCAGACCGATACCGGCAAGGTGTTGTTTTTCGACACGCTCTACAGCGAAGACGCGGCCGGTTATCTCCGTCTTATCCGGGAGCATGGCGGGCCGGGTTCACTGCTGGTCATCGGCCACAACCCGATGACGGAGGATCTTGCCATGGCGGTTTCGGGTGACGGCGACGAGACTGCACGTGCCACACTCAATCATGGCTTCCCGACCTCGGGCCTGGCGGTCGTACGTTTCCTGGACGATCTGGCCAAAGCGGCCCAGGAAGCAGGTTATCTCGAAGCGTTTCTGACACCGGCAGATCTCTAGCATCGATTTGGATGTCGATATCTGACGCCATTTCAAAGCCGGGTTGCAGCGCCTATATCGGACGGACCGAAGCCCGAGAGATCACATTTTGGCATCATCGCTGACCACCTTCACCGACGAGGCAAGAATTGCCCTCGATACGCTGTCGGGACGCGCCACCGGGCTTTTTTCTCCGTCGCTGCGATTGGGCGTTACAGGCCTTTCGCGCGCGGGCAAGACGGTGTTCATCTCAGCGCTCGTCCACAATCTGATCCATGGCGGGCGCCTGCCGCTGTTCGAGGCGCAGAAATCCGGGCGCATCTCGCGCGCCTTCCTCGAAGAGCAGCCTGACGACGCGGTGCCGCGTTTCCAGTACGAGGACCACATCGCCGCCTTGGTCAACGACCGCGCCTGGCCCGATTCGACGCGCGCCATCTCGGAACTGCGGTTGACTATCGAATATGAATCGGCCTCCGGCTGGAGCCGCATGTTCTCGTCAGGCAAGTTGTCGGTCGACATCGTCGACTACCCCGGCGAATGGCTGCTCGACCTGCCGCTGCTCGGCAAATCCTTCGCCGATTTTTCGCGCGAGGCCTTCGAGATGGCCGCTCTGCCGGTGCGCGAGGATCTTTCGCGGGCCTGGCGGGCGATTTCGGCGGAAATCGACCCGAATGCCGATGCCGACGAGATGACGGCACGCCGCCTGGCCGAAAGCTTCGCCGCCTATCTCAAGGCCTGCAAGCTCGATGAACGCGCGCTTTCGACCTTGCCGCCCGGCCGTTTCCTGATGCCTGGCGATCTCGAGGGCTCCCCCGCGCTGACCTTCGCGCCGCTGGCCGGCCTCGACAGGCGTCCGCGCCCGGGATCGCTGCACGCCATGATGGAGAGGCGCTACGAGGCCTACAAGACGCATGTCGTCAAACCCTTCTTCCGCGAACACATCACCCGCCTGGACCGCCAGATCGTGCTGATCGATGCCATGCAGGCGCTGAACGCCGGCCCTGGCGCCATGGCCGACCTCGAGCGCGCCGTAACCGAGATCCTCAGCTGTTTCCGCCCCGGCCGGGGCAGCTTCCTCACCGACCTGTTTTCGCGGCGCATCGACCGCATCCTGGTCGCCGCGACCAAGGCCGACCACCTGCACCACGAAAGCCATGACCGGTTGCAGGCGATCGTGCGGCGGCTGGCAGACCGTGCCGTGGCGCGGGCGAATTTCACCGGCGCCGACGTCGACGTGGTCGCCATGGCGGCGGTACGCGCGACCCGCGAAGGCACGGTCAAGCAGAGCCGCGAGACATTGCCTGTCATCATCGGCACGCCGATCGCCGGCGAGACGATCAACGGCGAAACCTTCGATGGAAAGACCGAAACGGCTGTATTTCCCGGCGACTTACCGGAAAAGATTGATGCGGTGTTCGACATCTCCGGACCCGACCACAGGCAGGATTCGACGGACCCGGCAATCCGCTTTGTCCGGTTCCGTCCGCCAAAACTCGAACGCACGGCCGAAGGCGTCACGCTGTCCTTGCCGCATATCAGGCTCGACCGTGCCCTGCAGTTCCTGATCGGAGACCATCTGGCATGATCGCGCCCCGCAAGCCGGCGGCCTTCCGCATCGAGCCGGAAGCCGCGTCAACACCAGAAGCGCCAAAGGCGCGCCAGACCGAGCTCTCGCGCAAACCCCGTGTGATGAAGGCCGATGTCGCGCTGGTCATACCGGCGGAGCTCGACGTTTTCGACGAGCCCGACATCGTAGCCGCAGAACCGCCGCCGGCAATCGCCCCCAGGAAGCGCTCGCTGTTCGGCAGCATCTTCTTCGGCGCCGTTGGCGTGCTGGTTTCGCTGGCCATCGGCCTGTGGACCGACCAGCTGATCCGCGACCTCTTCACCCGCGCCGAATGGCTTGGCTGGCTGGCCGCCGGCATGGCCGCGATCGCATTGCTGGCGCTTCTGGTGATCCTGATCCGTGAATTCCTGGCGATTGCCCGGCTGGCCGAGGTCGAAAAACTGCAAAAACGTGCGCGCGACGCCATCGCGCGCGACGATCCCAAGGCGGCACGATCGGTGGTCGACGAGCTTTCGGCTTTCGTCGCCGCCAAGCCGGAAACCGCGGGCGGCCGGCGCGCTTTGGCCGAACTGCGCGGCGAAATCATCGACGGCGGCAATCTGGTGCGCCTGGCCGAAGCGGAAATTCTCGGCCCCCTCGATGCCAGGGCCAAGGTGATGATTCTCGAGGCCGCCAAACGCGTCTCGCTGGTAACGGCGGTGAGCCCGCGTGCGCTCGTCGATGTCGCCTATGTCGTGTTCGAGGCCGGACGCCTCATTCGCCGTCTCTCGGAACTCTATGGCGGACGCCCGGGAACGCTGGGTTTCTTCCGCCTGGCGCGCAGCGTGCTGGCGCATCTGGCGGTCACCGGTTCCATCGCCGTCGGCGACAGTTTCGTCCAGCAGATCGTCGGACACGGCCTGGCGGCAAGGCTATCGGCAAAACTTGGCGAGGGCGTCGTCAACGGCATGATGACGGCGCGCATCGGCATCGCGGCGATGGAAACGGCGCGCCCCCTGCCCTTCAGCGCCGCGAAGCGCCCGGGACTGGGCGATTTCCTCTCGGCATTGACGTCGTTTGCCGCGAAGAAGGACACCGAAACGGCCGGCCCGGGCAATTAGCGTTTTACGCTTCCAGACAGTGAACGGATTGCGGTTTCAAGGCCCTGCAGTGACGAAGCATTAACCAATCTTCTTCATGGTCGAAGAGGTTCCAAACAGCCTCTTTGTTGCCGGGTGTCGTCGATGAAAAGCGTAATTCTGTCCAGCGTCCTGCCCCTGGCCGTTGCGATCACAGCGGTCGTCGGTGTCGCCTCGGGAGCTTCCGCTACAGAGCCGGACAAGCAATTCTTCCAGTCGGCCGAAGGCAAATGGGTTGGCCCGGGCGAGATCGTCGCCGGCAAGTACAAGGGCACGAAATTCAACTGCAGTTTCACCGGCTCGACGCCGGACGGCAAGATGGGCATGACGCTCGACGGCGGCTGCCGGGTCGGCATGTTCACCCAGCCGATGTCGGCCAAGATCGAGCGCAAGGGCCGCGACTACAAAGGTTCCTTCATGGGTGGCGCTGACGGCGCTGGCCTCGACATCATCGGCGGCAACGTCGTCGATGCCCGCAAAGTGGTCTTCACCATCAACCGCAACCAGTTGCGCGGCGTCATGCAGGCCCGTATTCCCGACGACAATTCGATGACCGTGACGGTTGCCGTGCGTGTCCAGGACCAGCTGGTGCCGGTCATCGGCATGAGCTTGAAGCGCGTCGATGCCGTCGAAGTCGGCTCCATCACGCCGAACTGAGCGCCTGTCGCGCCCTATCCCGTTTTACGCAATTCCCAAGGGAAAGCGCTATGCGCTTTTCCCGCGACACTTTTCCTGGAATTGCTCGAACACATCCCCAAAAGCAAAGAGGCGGCAGCCCATCGCCACCGCCTCCTTGAACCAGTCGAATCAGGCGCTTAGCCCTTGATGGCGGCCGTCACCTCGTCATACGCCTTGCAGGCGTCGGCGAGCGTCGTGGCGCCCTGGTACTTGGTTGTGACCGCCTGGACCTTGGCGGTCAGGTCGGCTGCCTTGGACGGATCCTTGGTGATCGCTTCCTGCAGCGCGGCAGCCATGTCCTGCGCCTTCTTGGTCGCGATCTCGGCCGTGCATTCAGGTGCCTTCGAACAGGCCGAACCGGCAAGCACCGCCAGGCCGACGGCAACAAGCAAAAACTTCTTCATGTCAGTCATCTCCTCAAAAGGGCGCGACTTGATCGTCGCTCACCCTCCAATGGCCGAAGCCGTGCGTCCTTAGCCTTCGATTGTGGCAACACGCAACGCGCGCATGGCGTAAACTTGTGTAACGCGCCTGCAATATTGGTCCGGACCGGATTCGGGCTACTGTGTCAGCGGCGGCAAAGTTTGGTTGCGCGGCTGCAGCAGCGCCAAGACGGCTGTCGATGCGGCAAGGATAGCAGTCACGGTCAAAGGCGCTGTAGGGCCATAGGTGTCCACAGCATAGCCGCCGACAACCGCGCCGATGGTGATGGCGACCTGAAAAGAGGCGACCATCAGGCTGCCCGCCGCTTCCAGCGCGTCCGGCGCTGCGCGAGACAAATTTGTCGGCAGCACCACCGGCGCCATGCCGAAGGCGAAGCCCCACAACGTAGCGAAGCCAAAGGCAACGCCAATGTGCACGCCCCAAAGCACCAATGCCAGCGCCGCAAACGCCATCAATGCGGCGGTAACCACGAGAGCCACGTGGATATTGGCGTCGGCCATGCGGCCACCGGCAATATTGCCGATCACTGCGGCGATGCCAAATCCGAGCAACGCCAGGGCAATTGGCCCGGTTGCAAGGAGCGTCACATGTTCGAGAAAGGGACGCACATAGACCGAGCCGGCAAAATGCCCCGTCATCAGCAAAAGAATGGCAAGCATACCAAGTTGAATGCCACGCCGCCGTGTCAGCCGAAGGACGTCTGCAAGACTATTGCTCGCTGTTGCAGGCAAAGACGGCAGGCTAAGCAACTGCAGCAACATGGCAACCACGGCCAGCCCCGCTGTCATGGCCATGGCGCTGCGCCATCCCAGCCAGTCGCTGATCAGCGCACCCATCGACGGTGCGGCAATGGTGGCGAGCGAGACGCCGAGGGTGACGATAGCCATGCCCCGACCTGTCGCATTGGCGCCAACCAGCCTCGCGACGACGGCGACCGAAAGCGCCCAGAAAGCGCTGAGAGCGATTCCCAGCCCGGCCCGGCCTAGCAACAGCAGCCAGAAATTGGGTGCCAGCGCCGCAAGAATATTGGAAGCGACCGCTAGGGCCATGAGGCCAACCAGCACCGTCTTGCGGTTCAATCGGCCGATGAGAACATTGCTCAACATGGCCGTCACGGCACCGATGGAAGCGGTGGCGGTGACGACCTGTCCGGCCGTTCCCTCGCTGATCCCGAGATCGCGCGCCATTGGCGTCAGCAGACCTGCCGGCAGAAATTCGGCTGAGACCAGGGCAAAGCTGGTGGCCGCCAATGAAACGACCGCGAACCAGGTGGTTGCGCTCCAGGCGGCCGGCGCAGCGGCGTCAACGTCTATCGTCGCGTCTTCAAGCTGTAATGTTGTGTCAGTCACGGGAAGATCTCCAAAGTTTGGAGATCTTCATAAACGAGTCTTTTCGGATGATATGTATCTCAAAATCCGAAATCCATGTCTATTCGTCCGGGAATTGTGCGACGCACAACGCCTGGCGAGACATTGGTGATGCGCTTGAAGGCACGAGCGAAGGATGCCTCGGAATCATAGCCCAAGCGGGTAGCAACCTCGGCCACCGACAAGCCGTTTTGCCCCAACAACTCACGGGCAAGCTGCATGCGCAAACGGGCGAGATAGCGTGCAGCACCCTCTCCCAATATAGCGCTGAAGCGCTCAGCGAAAATCGAGCGCGATTGGCCTGCCAGGCTGGCGAGGCTTTCGAGCGTCCAGTTATGGCCGGGGTCTCTGTGCATGGCTGCCAGGGCGCGGCCAATATGGGGGTCGCGGATGGCAGCGAGCCAACCGGTGGTCGAAGCTCCCGTACAATTGACCCAGCAGCGAATGAGCCGGGCTGTCAGCAAGTCCGCCATACGCGACAAGATGGTGGCGCTGCCCATCTGCGGTTGCGCGGCCTCCGCGGTCATGGCCGCCAGCAACGGACCAACCACCGGATCATTGGCGGCCACGTCGCAACCCTTAATGATAGGCGGCATCAGCGTGATCAATGGGTTTAAAGCACAGGCGCCTAAGGCCATCGAGCCGCAGAAAAGGGTGCTTGTCGCGCCCGTGCCTTCCCGTACGACTTCGCAGACGTTGCTTCCCAACTTGGTTACCCGGCAATCATCGAGCGAGCCGCCTGCAACGTCCGGCGCGCTGGCCAGCCGATGGGCGATGCCTTGCGGCAGCAGCGCCAGATCGCCATCGCGCAACTCCTGCCAGCCTTGCGCTTCGGTATGGATCCAGCAAGGACCCTGACCGACGAAGTGAAAACGAAGCAGCGATTGTTGCGGAAACTCTATGCTCCAAGGATGTCGGAGCTCGCAGCGGCCATAACTGACGCCGCTCATGCGAAAGTCTTGCAGGACTTCGCTGAGCGCATCCATCGGAATATGGGGCGGCGGAGACGGCCGGGACGAATGGATAGTCATCCCGCCGATATAGGAACCAATCGTCCGGCGGGCAAGCGGAGACGGTTGTTCCACCAGGGGAAACGCTTCAAAGGCACCTACCCGTCCTGGCAGGCTCCCCGCCCTTGCCTCCCGCTCCAACTGCATGCAAGGAGTGCTGTCGGACATAAGGAACAAGAGGCATGGCAGCGGAAGCGTCGGGCAGCGATCTCATTCAGGTGGTGGCGCTGCTTGCCGCGGGTGTCGTCGCCGTTCCGATCTTCAAACGCATGGGCCTCGGCTCGATCCTGGGCTATCTCGCCGCCGGCGTGGTGATCGGCCCGTTTGGTCTCCGTATCTTTTCCGAATCAGGGGCCATCCTCCATGTCGCCGAACTCGGCGTCGTCATGTTCCTGTTCATCATCGGGCTGGAAATGCAGCCATCGCGGCTTTGGGGCTTGCGGCGCGAAATCTTCGGGCTCGGGGCGCTGCAGGTAGGCGTCTGCGCGGTTCTGCTGACCGGTGTCGGTGTGGCCGGAGGCTTTCCCATCTCGCAATCCTTCGTCGCCGGCGCCGGTTTCGTGCTGACCTCGACCGCCATCGTCATGCAGCTTCTCGAGGAACGCGGCGAGATCGCCTCGCCGAAAGGCCAGCGCATCGTCTCCATCCTGCTGCTGGAAGATCTTGCCATCGTGCCGCTGCTGGCCCTGATCGCGTTCCTGGCGCCGGGCGGCGCCGACACCAGCCTGTCGGAAAGGCTGACCGAGGTCGGCATCGGCCTTGCCGCGATCGTCGGACTGGTGCTGGCCGGACGCTATCTGCTCAACCCCTTCTTCCGCATCCTGGCGGATGCCCGTGCCCGTGAGGTGATGACGGCTGCAGCGCTTCTGGTCGTGCTCGGATCGGCGCTCGCCATGCAACTCAGTGGCCTGTCGATGGCGATGGGCGCGTTCCTGGCCGGCGTTCTTCTGTCCGAATCGACCTTCCGCCATCAGTTGGAAGCCGACATCGAGCCGTTCCGCGGCATCCTGCTCGGCCTCTTCTTCCTTGCGGTCGGCATGTCGCTCGACCTGCATGTGGTGGCCGCGAACTGGAGGCTGGTCGCCATCTATGTCGTCGCCTACATGGTGATGAAGGCGGTCGGCATCTACATCGTCGCCCGCATCCTCAAAACAGGCCATCGCGAAGCGCTGGAACGCGCTGTCTTCATGGCGCAGGGCGGTGAATTCGCCTTTGTCCTCTACTCCGCCGCCGCTGCCGTCGGCATCATCGACAGCCAGGCCAATGCGACGCTGACGGCAATCGTCATCATTTCCATGGTGCTGACGCCATTGGCGATCATCGCCTTGCGCTATGTCACCCCGCGCGACGAGCAGTCGCTCGACGGCGTCGATGTCGCCGACGGCCTCACCGGCAGTGTGCTGGTCATCGGTTTCGGCCGCTTCGGCCAGATCGCCAGCCAGCCGCTGCTGCTTCGCGGCATTGACGTGTCGATCATCGACAACGATGTCGAGATGATCCAGGCGGCCGCCGATTTCGGCTTCAAGGTCTATTATGGCGACGGCACGCGGCTCGACATCCTGCGCGCCGCGGGCGCTGGCCAGGCGCGCGCCGTACTGATCTGCGTCGACAAGGCCGATGCCGCCGTTCGCATCGCCGAGCTCGTCAAGGCTGAATTTCCCTTGCTTACCGTGCTGGCGCGCGCCTTCGATCGCGGCACCGCTCTGCAACTCATCCGTGTCGGCGTCGATTATCAGCTGCGCGAGACTTTCGAATCGGCATTGGTTTTCGGTGGCTCGGCGCTGGAATCGCTTGGTGTCGATCCTGAAGACGTCGCTGAAACGATCGAGGACGTCAGGCGCCGCGACACCGACCGTTTTGAAACCCAGCTCGCCGAAGGCATCCGCGCCGGCCAGCGCTTCTTGCGGGGCAATATCGGCACGCCTATTCCGACACCGCTCTCTACGCCGCGCCGCCCCGGTAAGGCCCTCAATGAAGAGACGGCCGGCGTTCTGCAGAAATCCGAAACTGCCGATTGAACTAAGGATTCATGCATGGAATTGGACAGCAGAGCCCTGTCGGTCACCAAATTCTGGCGTGACGCCGGCGAGGATGCATGGTTCGAGAAGAACGAGGCTTTCGATGCCGATTTTCGCGACCGCTTTCTCGATCTGCACTACGCCGCCGCGCGGCGCGAATGCGACGCCTGGTCGGAGCACGCCGAAGGCTCGCTAGCGCTGATGATCCTGCTCGACCAGTTTCCGCGCAATTGCTTTCGCGGCACTGGCCATATGTGCGCCACCGACCCGCTGGCGAAGCATTTCGCTCAAAAGGCGGTCACATCAGGGCATGATCTGGCGCTGGAACCGGAACTCCGCGTCTTCCTGTACTTGCCGTTCGAACATTCGGAAAACCTTGCCGACCAGGACATTTCGGTCGAACTGCACACCGCCAGGGCCGAATTCAACCTGAAATACGCAGTGGAGCATCGCGACATCATCCAGCGCTTCGGAAGGTTTCCGCACCGAAACAGGTTTCTTGGCCGCGAGACGACACCGGAGGAACAGGCATTTCTCGACGACGGTGGGTTTTCCGGCTGATCGCTATGACGGTCGGCGACCACCTGGCGGAGAGCTCAGGTCAGCCACCAGTCACGGCCGGACGGCAGGCGTTCGATGCCTGATGCATCGACCGCAGCCAATCGCTCGGACACGCTTCGCCCGCCGACAGCAAGATCCGGCGCGATTTCGGCCAGCGGCGCCAGCACGAAGGCGCGCTCCAGCATGCGCGGATGCGGTACTTCCAGCCCGGTCTCGTGGATGACACGGTCGCCGAACACCAGGATGTCGATATCGATCAGGCGGGGCCCCCAGCGCTCCTCGCGCACGCGCTTCAGCTTCCGCTCCGCATCGAGGCAGAGGTCAAGCAGTGCCCGCGGCGAAAGCCGGGTCGACAATTCGGCCGCGGCGTTGAGGAAATCGGGCTGATCAAGCTTGCCCCAGGGCGGCGTGCGGTAGTGCGAGGAGACGGCGGCGACGCGCGTGTCCGCATCGGCATCGAGAATGCGCAGCGCCGAGGCCATCGAGGCCGCCGGGTCGCCCAGATTGCCGCCGAGGCTGAGGTAGACGGTGTTACTCGGGCCAGACAACGGTCACCTCGACATAATCGAGCACACCAGGCACCGGCGCGTTCGGCTTGCGCACTGTGATTTCGGCCCTCCTGATCTGCGGAAACCGCTCCGTCAGCGCCTTTGCCACTTCCATGGCCAGGGCCTCGATCAGGAAGCGCCGCTCGCCGGTGATGATCTTCTCGATCACCGTGAAGGCAATGCCGTAATTGACGGTTTCCTCGATGGCATCGTCGACAAGCGCGCGTCCGGGTTCGACCGACAGCACCGCATCGACATAGAAACGCTGTCCGAGCGCCTCCTCCTCGTCAAGCACGCCATGCCGGGCAAAGAAGGCACAGTTCTTCAGGCGGATGACATACATGGCTCAGCGTCCCGATCCTTAGAGCGACGTGCGTCCACTTGGACGCACAAAGTACGCTCTAACACTTTGAATCTACGCATCGTGCTTTCCGAAAATCGATTCCGATTTTCGGGCCGATGCGGCGTTTTCAAGAGCCAGCATAGCATCCGCCACGGCCAGCGCGTCCACGTTGATTGCGACATCATGGACGCGAAACAGATGCGCGCCCTTGAGCCTGAGAATGACGCTGGTCGCCGCCGTCCCGGCGGCCCGGTCGGCGGCATCGCGGCCGGTGACGGTGCCGATGAAGCGTTTTCGCGAGGTGCCGGCCATCAATGGAAAGCCGAGCGCATGGAGCTCGGAAAACCTCGCCATCAGGTCGAGATTTTCCTCAGCCGTCTCCTTGGCGAAGC contains these protein-coding regions:
- a CDS encoding 2-amino-4-hydroxy-6-hydroxymethyldihydropteridine pyrophosphokinase yields the protein MSGPSNTVYLSLGGNLGDPAASMASALRILDADADTRVAAVSSHYRTPPWGKLDQPDFLNAAAELSTRLSPRALLDLCLDAERKLKRVREERWGPRLIDIDILVFGDRVIHETGLEVPHPRMLERAFVLAPLAEIAPDLAVGGRSVSERLAAVDASGIERLPSGRDWWLT
- a CDS encoding dihydroneopterin aldolase, translating into MYVIRLKNCAFFARHGVLDEEEALGQRFYVDAVLSVEPGRALVDDAIEETVNYGIAFTVIEKIITGERRFLIEALAMEVAKALTERFPQIRRAEITVRKPNAPVPGVLDYVEVTVVWPE